From a single Myxocyprinus asiaticus isolate MX2 ecotype Aquarium Trade chromosome 33, UBuf_Myxa_2, whole genome shotgun sequence genomic region:
- the LOC127424422 gene encoding host cell factor 1-like isoform X4: MQRNGGLKERLLRHHNTQAPPIRFPALPSTNQWFIPAVRGDIPPGCAAYGFVCDGTRLLVFGGMVEYGKYSNDLYELQASRWEWKRLKPKAPKNGPPPCPRLGHSFSLIGNKCYLFGGLANDSEDPKNNIPRYLNDLYTLELRPGSNVAGWDIPITYGVLPPPRESHTAVVYTEKTSKKSRLIIYGGMSGCRLGDLWTLDIDTLTWNKPAISGAAPLPRSLHSATTITNKMFVFGGWVPLVMDDVKVATHEKEWKCTNTLACLNLDTMSWETILMDTLEDNIPRARAGHCSVAINNRLYVWSGRDGYRKAWNNQVCCKDLWYLETDRPLPPSRVQLVRANTNSLEVSWGAVPTADTYLLQLQKYDIPAATAAMSPTVNPTSSLPVNSPKSPVPASAAPAAQSMPLSGVTLVPQVPSPTTFMPGSPIAASPRGPAILKVAAPHSTPGTSVVTVRQAIPGSKSPVTVTSLPAGVRMVVPAQSTQGTPIGSSPQMSGMAALAAAAAATQKIPPSSTTTVLNVPAGATLVKTVAMTPGSTTLPATVKVASPVMVTNPATRMLKTAAAQVGTSAISTPNTPTRPIITVHKSGTVTVAQQAQVVTTMVGGVTKTITLVKSPITMSGGSALISSLGKMMSVVQTKPVQTSAVTGQAGSSPVTLIQTKTPLPAGTILKLVTSADGKPTTIITTTQAGGTGTKPTILGISSVSPNTTNKPGTTIIKTIPMSAIQQGGVSGSPGIKSPITIITTKMVTPGTQGKIITAVPKLATGAGQQGVTQVVLKGAPGQPGTILRTVPMGGVRLVSPGTVSAGKPTVTTLVVKGTTGVTTLGTVTGTVTSSVAGGNVVSANTSLATPVTNLASIATLASQVINPAAITVSASQTSLATATMQSAAQPTQVTLITTPSGAEAQPAQDLPVSILASPTSEQPSTTSADAGDGAGDSAGTVTLVCSNPPCETHETGTTNTATTASAKMGTKQVCSNPPCETHETGTTNTSTTASAKMGTEQVCSNPPCETHVTGTTNTATTASANMGMEQQVCTNPPSETHDTGTTNTATTASCNMGSKEMGTVNSKTEASSSAESSASGSEPSTPVTESSGASGAMRQENLRTGTTNTSTTARSNMGSDQTGTVQSSNKSKAAISSTLMPVSSNPPCEAQDTDTTNTSTVSGEGDVQQVCSNPPCETLETGTTNSATQSTSSMGSGQSNVVQRVCSNPPCETHETGTTNTPTRVSSIGAGQNGSVQRVCSNPPCETHETGTTNTPTQASSSIGAGQNGSVQRVCSNPPCETHETGTTNTPTRVSSIGAGQNGSVQRVCSNPPCETHETGTTNTPTQASSSIGAGQNGSIQRVCSNPPCETHETGTTNTPTRVSSSIGAEQNGNVRRVCSNPPCETHETGTTNTPTQASSSIGAEQNGNVRRVCSNPPCETHETGTTNTPTQASSSIGAEQNGSVQRVCSNPPCETHETGTTNTSTTATSSLETGEGTAQQGADGQGDSGISSEPTSSTEPANPTTQSRAFTMVTQATPTPGPSVPEISSMAGSAVVAEVPGEAEAMEQSSAEAVAAAEEPMQTECQGELSEEGAVRVVAIDEGAAGDEGTMIQVHVAMEAQPGQGDQAEQMEAGVEAAEAMSLAAQDSEALALPQELMSAEGQQTTLMVTGLTPEELAVTAAAEAAAQAAATEEAQALAIQAVLQAAQQAVLREGDAGQDGQQSTTIPIVLTQQELAALVQQQQQLQEAQAAAAQQLRAEAAALPTEALAPADSLNDPASESNGHEMATAVTATVARLLPRTSAETLAPSSTFAPSQPMVVASPAKIQAATALAEVANGIESAAGKQEAPPAVVKPPVKKEHQWFDVGVVKVTNMVVTHYYVPADDSPVTDDDSGAIPDYSRMKKIELSPGTAYKFRVAGINACGRGTFSEVSAFKTCLPGFPGAPCAIKISKSPDGAHLTWEPPSVTSGKIIEYSVYLAIQSSQTVEAKASTPAQLAFMRVYCGPSPSCLVQSSSLSNAHIDYTTKPAIIFRIAARNEKGYGPATQVRWLQETSKDGSAAKPVAKRPVSSPDLKGTGPKKARSDQ; the protein is encoded by the exons ATGCAGAGAAATGGCGGGTTAAAAGAACGCCTGCTACGTCATCACAACACACAGGCCCCGCCCATTCGGTTTCCCGCATTGCCAT cCACCAATCAGTGGTTTATTCCTGCTGTCCGTGGTGACATTCCTCCTGGCTGCGCTGCATATGGATTTGTGTGCGACGGCACCCGACTCCTTGTTTTCGGGGGCATGGTTGAATATGGAAAGTACAGCAACGATCTCTATGAACTACAG gcCAGCAGGTGGGAGTGGAAACGGTTGAAGCCCAAAGCCCCGAAGAATGGCCCACCACCTTGTCCCCGTCTGGGCCACAGTTTTTCTCTAATTGGAAACAAATGCTATTTGTTTGGTGGACTGGCAAATGACAGTGAGGATCCCAAAAACAATATTCCAAG ATACCTGAATGACCTCTATACACTCGAGCTACGCCCAGGCTCTAACGTAGCAGGCTGGGACATCCCCATTACATACGGCGTGCTGCCCCCTCCTCGAGAGAGCCACACTGCTGTCGTCTACACAGAGAAAACATCCAAAAAGTCTCGCCTCATCATCTACGGTGGCATGAGTGGCTGCCGTCTTGGAGATCTGTGGACTTTAGATATAG ATACTTTGACCTGGAACAAACCTGCCATAAGTGGTGCGGCACCGCTGCCTCGCAGTCTCCATTCTGCCACTACTATAACCAACAA GATGTTTGTGTTTGGTGGATGGGTCCCTCTGGTTATGGATGATGTCAAAGTAGCTACACACGAAAAGGAATGGAAGTGCACTAACACTTTGGCCTGTTTAAATCTTG ACACAATGTCGTGGGAAACTATTTTGATGGACACTCTAGAGGATAATATCCCAAGGGCCAGAGCTGGACACTGCTCTGTGGCTATTAACAATAGACTGTATGTATGGAGTGGCAGAGATGGTTACCGCAAAGCCTGGAACAACCAAGTTTGCTGCAAAGACCTGTGGTACCTGGAGACAG ATCGTCCTCTGCCTCCATCACGTGTGCAACTGGTCCGTGCCAACACCAACTCTCTGGAGGTGAGCTGGGGGGCAGTGCCCACAGCAGATACATACCTGCTACAGCTGCAGAAATATGACATCCCTGCTGCGACAGCTGCCATGTCTCCGACCGTCAACCCCACTTCGTCCTTGCCCGTCAACTCGCCCAAGAGTCCTGTGCCTGCCTCTGCTGCTCCTGCGGCTCAGAGCATGCCGCTCTCTGGGGTCACACTGGTGCCACAAGTCCCTTCACCCACTACTTTCATGCCAGGCAGCCCGATAGCAGCCTCACCTCGTGGGCCAG CTATTCTTAAAGTGGCAGCGCCTCATTCCACACCTGGGACATCCGTTGTTACTGTACGTCAGGCCATCCCAGGGTCTAAATCCCCGGTCACTGTAACATCACTTCCTGCAGGGGTCCGCATGGTTGTCCCTGCACAGAGCACCCAGGGCACG CCGATCGGCAGCAGTCCTCAGATGAGTGGCATGGCTGCTTTGGCTGCAGCTGCAGCTGCCACACAGAAGATCCCGCCCTCTTCCACAACCACTGTGTTAAATGTTCCTGCAGGAGCCACCCTAGTAAAGACTGTCGCTATGACTCCAGGATCCACGACTCTTCCCGCTACCGTCAAAGTAGCTTCTCCTGTTATG GTTACTAACCCTGCTACCCGAATGCTAAAAACGGCTGCAGCCCAGGTCGGCACTTCAGCCATATCTACTCCCAACACCCCGACTCGCCCCATCATCACTGTACACAAATCGGGCACGGTGACCGTAGCCCAGCAGGCCCAGGTTGTCACCACCATGGTTGGAGGAGTCACCAAAACTATAACGCTTGTCAAGAGCCCTATCACAATGAGTGGCGGCAGTGCTCTG ATCTCCAGTCTTGGGAAAATGATGTCTGTTGTTCAGACCAAACCAGTACAGACTTCTGCAGTGACTGGACAGGCTGGAAGTAGCCCTGTCACACTAATACAG aCAAAGACTCCTCTGCCTGCTGGTACCATCTTGAAGCTGGTCACATCTGCAGATGGCAAGCCCACCACTATCATTACAACTACCCAGGCAGGAGGGACTGGCACCAAGCCCACAATCTTGGGCATCAGCAGTGTCTCTCCAAACACCACCAATAAACCAGGCACCACCATTATTAAAACCATTCCCATGTCTGCCATTCAACAAGGAG GTGTGTCTGGTAGTCCTGGCATCAAGTCCCCCATCACGATTATTACCACCAAGATGGTTACTCCTGGCACTCAAGGCAAAATCATAACCGCTGTGCCTAAACTGGCTACAGGGGCAGGACAACAGGGTGTCACACAG GTTGTCCTGAAGGGGGCGCCAGGTCAGCCTGGCACTATCCTGCGTACTGTTCCAATGGGTGGAGTTCGTCTTGTTTCACCAGGCACTGTGTCAGCTGGCAAACCAACCGTTACCACATTGGTCGTCAAGGGCACCACAG GTGTCACAACTCTGGGCACAGTAACTGGTACTGTAACAAGCAGTGTGGCAGGGGGCAATGTGGTGAGCGCTAACACTAGCCTGGCGACACCTGTCACCAATCTTGCCTCCATCGCCACGTTGGCCAGTCAGGTGATCAATCCCGCAGCCATCACTGTATCTGCTTCCCAGACCAGCCTTGCCACTGCCACAATGCAG TCGGCAGCCCAACCTACTCAAGTGACTCTGATCACCACTCCCAGTGGTGCGGAGGCCCAGCCTGCACAGGACTTGCCTGTCTCCATCCTGGCCTCTCCCACGTCTGAGCAGCCCTCTACCACCAGTGCTGATGCTGGAGACGGTGCGGGTGACAGTGCTGGTACCGTGactttggtctgttctaaccCTCCATGTGAAACTCACGAGACTGGAACGACCAATACGGCTACAACAGCTTCTGCTAAAATGGGCACCAAACAGGTCTGTTCCAACCCCCCATGTGAAACTCACGAGACTGGAACGACCAACACGTCTACAACTGCATCTGCTAAAATGGGCACTGAACAGGTTTGCTCCAACCCTCCATGTGAGACACACGTAACGGGCACCACCAACACCGCTACGACTGCCTCTGCCAACATGGGCATGGAACAACAG GTGTGCACCAACCCTCCTTCAGAAACACATGACACGGGCACAACCAACACCGCCACCACTGCCAGCTGCAACATGGGTTCTAAAGAGATGGGCACAGTGAACAGCAAGACAGAGGCATCTTCGTCTGCTGAATCCTCGGCTTCCGGGTCAGAACCATCCACGCCTGTCACAGAAAGCAGTGGTGCTTCTGGTGCCATGCGGCAGGAGAATCTCCGCACTGGTACCACCAACACCTCCACCACAGCCCGCTCCAACATGGGCTCTGATCAGACAGGAACAGTGCAGAGCTCTAACAAAAGTAAAGCTGCCATCTCTTCCACACTGATGCCTGTTTCCTCCAACCCTCCCTGCGAGGCGCAGGATACGGACACCACAAACACGTCCACTGTGTCTGGCGAAGGAGATGTCCAGCAGGTCTGCTCGAATCCACCATGTGAGACACTTGAAACGGGCACGACCAACTCTGCTACACAGTCAACCTCCAGTATGGGCAGTGGGCAGAGCAATGTTGTGCAGAGGGTGTGCTCCAATCCGCCTTGTGAAACCCATGAAACGGGCACTACCAATACGCCAACTCGGGTGTCATCTATTGGAGCTGGACAGAATGGCAGCGTACAAAGGGTGTGTTCAAACCCACCCTGTGAAACCCATGAAACGGGCACTACCAATACGCCAACTCAGGCGTCATCATCTATTGGAGCTGGACAGAATGGCAGCGTACAAAGGGTGTGTTCAAACCCACCCTGTGAAACCCATGAAACGGGCACTACCAATACGCCAACTCGGGTGTCATCTATTGGAGCTGGACAGAATGGCAGCGTACAAAGGGTGTGTTCAAACCCACCCTGTGAAACCCATGAAACGGGCACTACCAATACGCCAACTCAGGCGTCATCATCTATTGGAGCTGGACAGAATGGCAGCATACAAAGGGTGTGTTCAAACCCGCCGTGTGAAACCCATGAAACGGGCACTACCAATACGCCAACTCGGGTGTCATCTTCTATTGGAGCTGAACAGAATGGCAACGTACGAAGGGTGTGTTCAAACCCGCCCTGTGAAACCCATGAAACGGGCACTACCAATACGCCAACTCAGGCGTCATCTTCTATTGGAGCTGAACAGAATGGCAACGTACGAAGGGTGTGTTCAAACCCGCCCTGTGAAACCCATGAAACGGGCACTACCAATACGCCAACTCAGGCGTCATCTTCTATTGGAGCTGAACAGAATGGCAGCGTACAAAGGGTGTGTTCAAACCCACCCTGTGAAACCCATGAAACGGGGACTACCAATACTTCCACAACTGCGACTAGCAGCTTAGAGACTGGAGAAGGTACAG CTCAACAGGGTGCTGATGGACAGGGTGACAGTGGCATCAGCTCAGAACCCACATCCTCCACAGAACCAGCCAATCCCACAACACAAAGCAGAGCCTTCACCATGGTGACACAGGCCACGCCCACTCCAGGACCATCAGTACCG GAAATCTCGTCCATGGCTGGCTCTGCAGTGGTGGCAGAAGTACCGGGAGAGGCGGAAGCCATGGAGCAGAGCAGCGCTGAGGCTGTAGCAGCTGCAGAAGAGCCCATGCAGACAGAGTGTCAGGGAGAACTAAGTGAAGAGGGAGCTGTCAGGGTGGTTGCCATAGATGAGGGTGCAGCGGGTGATGAGGGCACCATGATACAGGTTCATGTTGCTATGGAAGCACAACCCGGCCAAGGAGATCAGGCTGAG CAGATGGAGGCTGGTGTGGAGGCAGCAGAAGCGATGAGTCTTGCTGCGCAGGACTCGGAAGCTCTCGCTCTGCCTCAGGAGCTGATGTCTGCTGAAGGACAGCAGACGACTCTCATGGTGACTGGACTGACCCCGGAGGAGCTGGCAGTGACTGCAGCAGCTGAGGCTGCTGCACAGGCTGCAGCTACAGAAGAGGCTCAGGCCCTCGCCATCCAGGCTGTGCTACAAGCAGCTCAGCAGGCTGTACTCC GTGAAGGGGATGCAGGTCAGGACGGGCAGCAGTCCACCACCATCCCTATAGTTTTGACCCAGCAGGAGCTTGCTGCCTTAGttcagcagcagcaacagctgcAGGAGGCGCAGGCGGCTGCAGCCCAGCAGTTGCGTGCTGAAGCAGCTGCACTGCCCACTGAGGCCTTGGCACCAGCAGACAGCCTCAACGATCCAGCATCTGAAAGCAACGGCCATGAGATGGCAACCGCTGTTACTGCCACTGTGGCCCGTCTACTTCCTCGCACTTCTGCTGAGA CTTTGGCCCCATCAAGTACTTTTGCTCCATCTCAGCCGATGGTGGTCGCCAGCCCTGCCAAGATTCAAGCAGCCACCGCTCTAGCTGAGGTGGCCAATGGGATTGAGTCTGCAGCTGGG AAGCAAGAAGCACCTCCAGCTGTTGTGAAGCCTCCAGTGAAGAAAGAGCATCAGTGGTTTGATGTTGGAGTCGTCAAGGTGACAAACATGGTTGTCACTCACTATTATGTGCCGGCAGATGATTCACCTGTTACTGAT GATGATTCCGGTGCCATACCAGACTACAGCCGGATGAAGAAAATAGAGCTGTCTCCTGGCACTGCTTACAAGTTCCGCGTTGCCGGTATCAATGCATGCGGCCGGGGAACGTTCTCTGAGGTCTCTGCATTTAAGACCTGTTTACCTGGCTTCCCTGGAGCACCGTGTGCCATTAAAATAAGCAAG AGTCCTGATGGTGCCCACCTGACCTGGGAGCCTCCTTCAGTGACGTCAGGGAAGATCATTGAGTACTCCGTGTATCTGGCCATCCAGAGCTCACAGACAGTGGAGGCGAAAGCATCCACTCCGGCTCAGCTCGCCTTCATGCGGGTGTACTGTGGGCCCAGCCCGTCCTGCCTAGTGCAGTCATCTAGTCTCTCCAACGCCCACATTGACTACACCACCAAACCCGCCATCATCTTCCGTATCGCCGCCCGCAATGAGAAGGGCTATGGTCCTGCCACGCAAGTCAGGTGGCTACAAG